The Flavobacteriales bacterium DNA window CCATGAAGTCATCCTATCCTCCTCTGGAAGTGAACATTGTGGAAGGAGAGGTGCAGTATCTCTACTACAAGGACAGTCGTCTATTCTCAGAGCTTCGTACCGTACTCAATGACCTGATCACCTCATTCATCTCGGAAACGGTCATCAATAGTGCTAGTGTGCCGGTGCTCTTGACCAATGCCGAGCGGGATACCGTACTCCGGGCCGGGAATGTCGATAGCGCTAGGATCAGCACCACAGAAGGCCTTGAAAGGGTCATTCAGGAGATGTCTGCCGTCAATGACCCCTTGCGGATAGAGTTGGGAGAAGGTGAAGTCAACTACATCTTCTACGAAGACTCCGTCATACTCAAGCAGTTGCGCTATTTCCCATTTGTCCAATTCTTGGTCATCGGGTTGTTCTTGCTGATCGCCTATATCCTCTTCAGCACCTTCCGCAAGGCAGAACAGAATCAGGTGTGGGTAGGTATGGCCAAGGAGACTGCTCATCAGTTGGGTACCCCGCTCTCATCATTGATGGCATGGATGGATCTGTTGCGGGCCAAGGGAGTGGATGAGGAGACCATACATGAGATGAATAAGGATGTCTCCCGACTGGAGACCATCACCGACCGTTTCTCCAAGATCGGCTCCAGACCGGAATTGGATGAAATGGACCTCAATGAGGTATTGGACGATATGCTCGATTACCTGAGGCCGCGTTTCTCATCCAAGGTAGAGGTCATTCTTCAACCATCAGAAGACCAGGCGCTAGCTCACATAAACAGGCCATTGTTCGGTTGGGTCATAGAGAATCTGTGTAAGAATGCAGTAGACGCAATGGATGGTGAAGGGGAATTGATCCTGACGGTCACCACCGAGATGCAACATGTCTATGTGGATGTGACCGATACAGGCAAGGGGATTCCAGCCAAGTTCCATAAGACCATATTCCAACCAGGCTATACCACCAAGAAACGAGGCTGGGGTCTAGGGCTCTCCTTGACCAAAAGGATCATCGAGAACTACCACAGAGGTAAGGTCTTCGTAAAGCGTTCGGAAGTAGATCAAGGCACGACCTTCCGTATCGTTCTGGACCGCTGATTCAGAATTCGAAGCGCACCAATTCCTGGAATTCGGAGATGCGCTTATCGATCATCTCCTTGTCCAATTCCAACAGGCGTTGCACACCGAATTTCTCAACAGTGAAACTCGCCATGGCCGATCCTGCGATCACCGCCCTGCGCATGCTATCGAAGCCGATATCCCCTTGAGAGGCAAGATAACCGAGCATGCCACCGGCAAAGGTGTCTCCAGCACCTGTAGGGTCCACCACATCTTCCAAGGGGAGAGCAGGTGCAAAGAACATCTCATCACCACCGAAGAGCAGTGCACCATGCTCGCCTTTCTTGATGATCAGGTATTTCACTCCGAGATCCAGTATCTGTCTTGCAGCTTTGACTAAAGAATGCTCCTGCGTGAACTGCCGGGCTTCCTCATCGTTGATGCTGAGCACATCACATTTCTTGATGACCTCCTTCAACTCGTCCATCGCAATATCCATCCAGAAATTCATGGTATCGAGTACCACCAATCTTGGCCGATTGCTGAGTTGTTGGACGACACTCATCTGCACGGCTGGAGCTAGATTTCCGAGCATCAGATATTCACAATCCTGATAAGAAGCAGGTAACTCGGGCTCGAAGTGTTCTAGCACATTGAGCTCAGTGACCAACGTATCACGGGTATTTAGGTCATAGTGATAGCGGCCCGACCAGAAGAAGGATTTCTCCCCCTCTTTGATCTGCAGACCTTCGGTAGCAACACCTCTGCTTTCAAGCTTGGCGACCATGTCCATATCGAAATCGTCACCGATCACTGAGATCAGTTTCACGGGACTGTAGAAGTAGCTGGCCGCGAGGCTGATATAAGTCGATGCCCCACCGACTATCTTGTCGGTCTTTCCAAACGGTGTTTCAATGGCATCGAAGGCGACCGTACCTACATTGACTAAGCTCATAGGGAGAAAAATTTTCGGGCCGAAGGTATTGGATAATTCAGGATAATCCGATTACATTTGCAGCCCTTTTAAAGGAAATATTCCTCCTTAGCTCAGTTGGTTAGAGCATCTGACTGTTAATCAGAGGGTCCCTGGTTCGAGCCCAGGAGGAGGAGCCAAAGAAGAAACCATCAGTACCTAACTGGTGGTTTTTTACTTTATAAAGCCACTAATCCTGGGGCGAGAAGTCTATGCCGAGCGAAGTCGAGGTAAGCCCAGGAGGAGGAGCCAAAGAAGAAACCATCAGTATCTAACTGGTGGTTTTTTACTTTTCAAAGCCACTTATCCTCGGGCGAGAAGTCTATGCCGAGCGAAGTCGAAGTAAACCCAGTCGAAGCGAGGAGGAGCAGAATCGAAGGTCACAGGTACATCTTGTGACCTTTTTTCATTAGGAGCCTTTTAGTTCCCCGCCTTTGGCATCCTCAATTCCTCGCTGAGCACTCTTCAAAGCCCCCCATTTCATCCGCCTAGGTGAAACACTACACGCTTCCAATGCGTAAAAAAGGGGACCATTCACACGTAATGCACTTCAGGCTCACAATCTGCATAGTACTAGGGATCCTTTGCCTTAAAGGATTCGCACAAGAACCTTTGTCGTATAAGTTGTTCTGTCCGGATAATAATTTCCGCCCTTTTGCGGTGTATTCTGGAATAGGTGCCTCTTATACCATGGCCAAGACCGAACGGTCTTTCTTCAATACAGATGTAAGCTCGACCACCTCTTACAGTGTGGAATTGGATGCCTTGTCCAACACGAGCTTAGGAGCAGAAGTAGGTGGGATGTTCATCTTCAAAAGGAGTTTTGTCCGTTTCTTGGATTTCGGCTTCAACTATCGCCAAGTATCTGGAGGAGAGCAGGTCATGGCCACACGTACTTCTGGGGGAGATGTGTCCTATCCCGATCTGATCGAATCAGAAGGTCAATTCAAATACCATCGGGCTTCTGTCCGGATAAATATGCAGAGTGTACTTCAAATGGGAGAAGCTTCCTTCTTTCACTTGGGTCCTGGATTGACCATCACGGAGACCTTGGGCCAGAAGAGCGAGTATGAGATAGAACTGCTCGATCTCCAGACCGACTTTCCCAACAAGCCTTCATTCACCGATGTGAACATGATGGCCGGTATCGGATTCCGAGTAGGGCCCGGGCGATTCTTCAATATCTATGCGCACACTTCGGTGATGAGCCTGACCAAGGATGAGCCTTGGGCTACAAGTGAGACCATCTACAACTCCATGTACAAGAATTCCTACATAGGATTCCGCTTCATCTGGGTCAAAGGCACCCCGGACCGGGTCTGTCCTGCCATGAGTCCCAATAGAGGAGGCTCACGACTTGGTCGTAAGCGTCTTCAATCCGATTTCTATCCCTGGTGATCGGATTCAGCGGAGAAAAGGATTGCTCCGTTTCTCCACGCCTATGGTCGTTCGAGGTCCGTGACCGGGCCAGACCACATACTCATCATCCAGTGAGAAGAGTTCTTCTCTGATCTTGCGCAAGAGAAGCTCATGATCACCTCCAGGCAGATCGGTACGACCAATGCTGCTTTGGAAAAGGGTGTCTCCACCTATGACTTGTTTGCTAGGGTGATGAATGAAGACCACATGACCTGGTGCATGCCCGGGCACATATCTCCACTCCACCTCTTCACCATCCAGTTCCAAGGTTCCGGAATCAGCCAGGTAGTTTGTGGGCATAGGCCCTTCAGTGTATGGGATGGCATACATCTTTGCAATCTGCGGACAGGCTTCCAGCAGAGGTAGCCCTTCTGCATGACACTCCGGTTCTAGACCGTAGCGATCATATACAGCTTTGATTCCCAGCACATGGTCTATATGACAGTGGGTGAGAAGCAATCGGAGAGGTGTAGCTCCTTCGTTCTGAATAGTATGCTCAAGATGGTCCATTTCTTGTGCATCCATCATACCCGGGTCGATGATGATACAACTGCCCTTCTGCCCGACCATGAGTAGGGTATTCTCTGCAAAAGGGTTGAAGGTGAGGGATATGATCTTCATCTGGAATGGAATTACGATAAACGAATAGGTGACAAAACTATCCAACAGCCTTTCACGTTACTATCTTTACTCTTTAATGGCCTATTGTAGAGGAATACGCGCATTCAGGACAGCCCTCCTACTCTTGGGAGCACTCTTTGTGCTACCCACCCAGGGGCAATTCTACAATGGGAGTAATCAGGAATTCGGTAAGAACCGGATCCAGTATAGAGAATTCCTTTGGCAGTATTATCGATTCGATCGCTACGATACCTACTTCTATGAAGGTGGGGAAGACCTAGCTGCCTATATCTCAGAGATTGCTCCAACGCATATCCAGGATATCCAGAACAAATTGGATTTCGTGATAGATGACCGGATCGAGTTCATCGTTTACAATACTCAAAGCGACTTCCGCCAGTCCAATCTGGGCTTGGTCAAAGAGGAGGAAAGCGCACAGATAGGAGGGTCGGCACAGATTGTCGGCACCAAGGTATTCGTCTATTTCGAGGGTGACCACGAGCAACTGGAGCAGAATCTGAGAGAGGGCCTAGCCCGTATGATGATCCAGAATATGCTCTATGGAGGGGATTGGAAGGATGTGGTCAAGAACAGCGCCTTGCTGAATCTCCCCAATTGGTATACGGAGGGACTGGTATCCTATCTGGTAGATGATTGGACACCAGAGATCAGAGACCGCGTGGCAGACGGGGTGCGATATAATCGCTATTCCCATTTCAATCGCATCAGTGATCTGGAGGCTGTCTATGCGGGATTTTCCATATGGAGATACATCGCTGATGTCTATGGACCGAGCGTCATCCCCAATATCCTATACATGACACGACTCAGTCGGAATCTGGAGAGCGGATTCATCTTCGTCATCGGGGTACCCTTGGAGAGATTACTGGAAGAGCACCATATCTACTATTCGAATTACTTCAATCAGAAAGGACTCGGTAGAGATGACCCGCCTTTCGAGACCATTCGGGTCAAGACCAAGCCGCAGCGCATCTACAGCCAGTTCAAGATCAGTCCTACTGGAAGTCAGGCCGCTTATGTATCCAATGAGCTCGGGCAATATCGGATCCATTTATTGGATCTGGATGAATACAGAAAAGAAGAGGCCGAACGCAGGGAAGTATACGAGCGTAAGAAGAAGGAATTCGAGCAGAAAGAGATACAGAAGGCAAAACAGGACTCTGACTATATCGCTCGGTCGTATCCCGTGTATACACCGGCAAAGGTCAGAGGCAAGCGCATCTTCAAAGCCGAGCATAAGCTCGAACGGAAGATCGATGAATCCTACCCTATCCTCGAGTGGAACCCGCAAGGCACTGAATTGGCATTCATCACTGAAAAGAAAGGGAGACTCTGGTTGAATATCTACTCATTGGATAAGAAGAAGAACTACCCCCGTGAGCTCTTCGGTCTGGACAAGGTGATCTCATTCGACTATGCGAGTACGGGTACTCAAATGGTCTTCTCCGGAGTAAGAGAAGGTCAGACCGATATCTATCGATATTATCTAGTTGGCAATCGACAGGAGCAATTGACCAATG harbors:
- a CDS encoding HAMP domain-containing histidine kinase — translated: MSLYSRKQKWKIFLMILALVIIGLSLWYSNFIVDRVRDEERQKVELWSQAIEKRATLVAYTKKLFAELADNEQKKVSLWSEAMRVITNEELDDYTFITRVIQDNTTIPMIVVDEQENIIFKRNIEGNDSDQRLLRQELEAMKSSYPPLEVNIVEGEVQYLYYKDSRLFSELRTVLNDLITSFISETVINSASVPVLLTNAERDTVLRAGNVDSARISTTEGLERVIQEMSAVNDPLRIELGEGEVNYIFYEDSVILKQLRYFPFVQFLVIGLFLLIAYILFSTFRKAEQNQVWVGMAKETAHQLGTPLSSLMAWMDLLRAKGVDEETIHEMNKDVSRLETITDRFSKIGSRPELDEMDLNEVLDDMLDYLRPRFSSKVEVILQPSEDQALAHINRPLFGWVIENLCKNAVDAMDGEGELILTVTTEMQHVYVDVTDTGKGIPAKFHKTIFQPGYTTKKRGWGLGLSLTKRIIENYHRGKVFVKRSEVDQGTTFRIVLDR
- a CDS encoding sugar kinase, translated to MSLVNVGTVAFDAIETPFGKTDKIVGGASTYISLAASYFYSPVKLISVIGDDFDMDMVAKLESRGVATEGLQIKEGEKSFFWSGRYHYDLNTRDTLVTELNVLEHFEPELPASYQDCEYLMLGNLAPAVQMSVVQQLSNRPRLVVLDTMNFWMDIAMDELKEVIKKCDVLSINDEEARQFTQEHSLVKAARQILDLGVKYLIIKKGEHGALLFGGDEMFFAPALPLEDVVDPTGAGDTFAGGMLGYLASQGDIGFDSMRRAVIAGSAMASFTVEKFGVQRLLELDKEMIDKRISEFQELVRFEF
- a CDS encoding MBL fold metallo-hydrolase — encoded protein: MKIISLTFNPFAENTLLMVGQKGSCIIIDPGMMDAQEMDHLEHTIQNEGATPLRLLLTHCHIDHVLGIKAVYDRYGLEPECHAEGLPLLEACPQIAKMYAIPYTEGPMPTNYLADSGTLELDGEEVEWRYVPGHAPGHVVFIHHPSKQVIGGDTLFQSSIGRTDLPGGDHELLLRKIREELFSLDDEYVVWPGHGPRTTIGVEKRSNPFLR